ACTTTAATTATCGTTTATTAAGTACAAGATAACGGACCGTTTGCCCGTATCGGTTTTCCATTGCATGAGATTAGGCTGTCATCTGCAGGGTCCCTACAGATTTGCGTCGATCAATATTTAAGGTTAGCTCGCAGTGAAGTGAGGAGGATGGTTAGTTTTCAGCCTCTGATCCTTCAGAATCCAGATCCTCGGGAATATCTGCTTCCTTTTCACCCTCGTTGTCGTCTTCGACCTCTCCAATATCCTCGAACCACTCTTTAGGTGCCTTTTTGATGAACTTATCCATCATTCTCTTGCACTGGCCAgatttgatgttgatgactTCTACTCCCTTGGATCTCAAGAGATCTTCTCCTCCAATAAATGTCTCATTCTCGCCCATAACGACTCTCTTGATACCATACATTAAACAGGCACCGGTACACATATGACAAGGACTTAACGTAGTGTACATAGTAGCACCCTTGTACACTTCTCCTTTCAGACGACCAGCATTCTCCAATGCATCCATCTCGCCATGGAGAATAGGAGATCCTTTTTGCATTCTTTGATTGTGACCCTGGCCGAGTACTTTGCCATCTTTCGATACAAGTACAGCTCCAATTGGGATACCTCCTTCGTTATAACCTGACGAGTTAATAATTTTCCAACGTTGCGCATTAATTCAGCGACTGCACTTACTGATTTTCGCCTGTTTAATGGCTAATTTCATAAACTTTTTGTCCTGTTCAGTTCCAATCATTTTTGTGTTTTAATTAATCCAATTTCCTAATCAGATAAGATAGTGAAAATTTAAGCATACAGATAACCGCTTGACATGCGCGGCGGTTGCACTTCGCATCGCCGATCAACGGTCGTTGAGACTGGATAAATCCGGTTCCTCGAGATTATTACTGAGTTCCTTCAACAGTGACttgaatgaaatatttcattcaGTATCTTATTAGGGATAGTGTTGAACGAAAAACAATAAAGCAAATGTTGATATGTATACTGTAAATCGAAAATATATGGCTATTTATAGAGGAGAATGTAGAACAGAAAGAAATAAGGgcagaacaaaaaaaaaaaaaatcaagcaaGCTCAATTCTAAAAGTGGCAATTTCAAAAGCACGAAGTTCAATAGGTACTTTATCGCCATCAACTCCACTTAGAATATCGagagcttcttcatcgtcttcaagAGCATTGGTTTTGAATACTCGAGCAATCGACTGCTTACTGTTGAGATAAGCTCTAGCTCTTCCACCCAGTGATTCGTATACACGAATAATAACACTCTTTCGGCCTGATGCACCTCTTACTGGCAACAAACCACGTGAgacatcttcgtcatcttcgaATCGCTTGACCGCGCTCATAATAAGGCTCTTGTCACCGTCTAAAGTGAAACTACGTAGCACCTCATCACCCTTTGGTTCGGGAACAGTATCAATTACCATGCTATCATAACCGTCGATATCAGCTGGATTGCTGTTAGGTAAGTATACAATCTCCAAAGGATGGTTAAAGTTGTAAGCAGCTCTGACCACATCAGGATTAACACCTCCTCGGTGAGGCAACAAGGCGTACCTGAATTGATGGGATCCCATATCAGCATGAGCATCAGGAGACTTTGGTGCTCTCAAAAGCGATAGTCTCATGACATTGCCGTGAATTGCATATCCATACTTGCAGTCGTTAATCAAACTCACTCCATAAGAGTAATCACTTAGATCGGCCCATTTATGAGCAGGAACCTCAAATTTAGCAACTTCCCAAGTAGTGTTAAAGTGTGTGGGTCGCTTGTGAGCACCATAAGATGTTTCATAGGTCGCCACATCGCTGTGCACGTCAACAGGGAATTCGACCTTTAAGAATTTATAAGTTTCATGCCATTCAACTTCACAAGAAAATTCCAGATACGAGATGTCTGGGAATGCCCCTTCTGATTCTTTGGTTGGTTTCTGGTAAGCATCTAAAGAAATGGTGGTCTTGATACGGCTTTGCTCGCTAATgacattttcaatttcaacagcagctcgcAGAGGTCCCTTCTGACTGATTCTTACAGTACCAGCAGAAAGCTCTTTTCTCGAATCCAATGAGTATAATTCAGTCTCCCAAGCAGGGAAACTGAGACATTGATCCTCAAAAATGACAAACTGGTTACCAGTAGCTCCTTTAGGAATAATTTCTCTCTGGGCGTCTTGGTCCCAAACGCTAGTCAGAACTCCATTCTCAATAGTTGCACGGAGTTTGCCATTCTCTAGAACAAAGACACCCTTTCTGATCTCCTTTGCAGTTGCATGGggaattgaagaagacactGTAGTGGGTAGAGCAACTCCACTACCCTCGGCCTGAACTTGGACAAGAAGCTTGTCTCCATTTGCCTGTGAAATAAAACTAGAAGAAGCCTGGACCTCACGAGGAATCTTCTCAGTAGGAACTTCAATGACTTGGCTTCTTCCCCATGGAAGTGTGTTCAGAGCGCCCAAGGAATGTCCTGGAATATAGTGAGTAGAGATATTCAATGCATCAAGAGCTTCCTTTGCGAGTTTCTCTCCTTGCTCAGCAATATGTTGATAAATAGCCCGAGCATCCTCATAAATCATTTCAATGCCAGAACCTGGAAGGACGTCATGGAACTGGTTCAAACAGACATTTTCCCAAAGCTCGTCAATATCTTTTGTGGGGTACTTGTAGTCCTTATTCTTAAGCGATGCCAATGTAGCCAAGAACTCAACATCGTGCATGATAACCTCAGACACACGATTGCCCTTCTTGATAGCTGCTTGGGTAGTATAAGTACCTCTGTGGAACTCAAAGTAAAGCTCGCCAACCCAGGTGACAAGTTTGTTTCCATTATCAGTGCTAGCAAGGATATCATCGTAGAACTCATCTACAGTCTTACCAAGTTGGACTCTTGGAAGCAAGTCAACAGTATCAGACAAGCCACGACATCTACGAAGCTTTTCCAGCATTTCAGAGGTTGGACCACCGCCACCATCACCATGGCCAAAAAGCAACATTCCATGCTGGTCAACATCAAGGTTCTTATGCTGACGCAAAGACCTTGAAACATCTCCAAAATGCGCTTGTGCGGTGTAAGTATTATCAGGTGGCATATGAGCCACTACTTGTGATCCATCAAGGGCCACCCAGTTAAAAGTTGAATGGGGgaagctgttgatactgtTCCAACTGAGCTTCTGAGTCAAGAAACGGTCAATGCCAACCAGTCTACAAAACTGAGGAATCTGAGGTGAGTATCCAAATGTATCAGGTAACCAGTACGTCTTGGTTCTGAAACCAAAATGGTGCTGGAAAAATCGTTGACCCAGAAGGAATTGCCGAAGCATTGCTTCTCCACTGGGCATGTTTGTGTCACATTCAACCCACGAGCCACCAATGGGGATGAATCTACCGCCTTTGACGGCTTCCTTGACTCGGGCAAATACATCGGGGTAATCTTCTGACAACCATTTAAACTGTTGAACCTGCGAAGCTGTGAATGTATACTCAGGATATCTTTCAATAAGATTCAATTGAGTAGCCCAAGATCGACCAACCTTTCGGTGGGTCTCAGCAAATGGCCAAAGCCAAGCAGTGTCAATATGACAATTTCCAATACCATAAACAGGTGCTTTATTAGCTGTCTTGTAGACCTGAGAAGAATCCACCTCACTGCCAATATACTCTCTAGCAATTTCACGACCCTTTTTGATAGACTCATCAGGATTGTTACGATCAAAAACATCAATAATTCTATTAAGAACATCCCTTGCCTTGTGTTTTTGCCACGAGTCTCCAGGAAACTCTCTACTGGCATCGCCAATAATCCAGAAATCAATATTCAAGGCTCTTGCCTCCAAGTTAGGGAAAACAATATCCGCAGTATCCAGACGGAAGTATCTGTTAGGGTCCGGTGGGCTATTATTACCGCTCATTTCATTACAACTGGTTTCAATATAAAATTGATGCCACTTGCCATCCAATTGCCAATCTTTTGGAATAATCCACTCTCGTCGTTCCTGTCCACTCAATCCAACAACCGCATTGCCCTCATTAGTATAAATGAGACCTTCATTACCACAATTCCACTCAAAGAGGACTTGTTCAGCATATTTCCAGTCACTGGGGATACGAATGTTAATTCTGAACCAATGAGTACTCCAAGAAGGACCAAACGAATTACCTTTAGAAGTCTTGCGCCATTTAGCATCGGCAATTGCATCTTTGAAATGAGGACGTTGCAACTTTGGTACATCGTACACCTCCAGTTTGACATAGTCAGTGCCATCATTTCTAGCCCGATCATAGAAATGAGGAAGATTCAAGTCATGGTAGTCACCACCACGGTCGGTAAATTGGCGAATACGGCCATCGTAGAGTTTAGGTATCTTGACCGGCACTGGTTTATTGTTAAACCTAGCGTATTGGTCGGACATATTGCTCTATAATTTTGTGTTAGCTAAGTTTCTTTCCGCAAATAGAAACTCGCTTGACATTTTATATTATACCACACTTACACCTCACAAACCGTACACTCTTGTCAATTCACACTAATACAGTTATAACAGAAATCCAAACCGTTTTAAATTGATCGAAACGATTCTTGTATAACCACTATCAGTACTTTGTGGCTTTAGGTAACTCTATAGCTCAGCTGCCTCTTTGTATTTGGTCACTTCTATTGTGGGGGCTTGTAGATCTCCGCAGTAGCCGTATAGCGTGAGGTGAGAGGCAAGGTCCAAGTCGGCCTAAAACGCCTAATCGTGGTGTCGATTATGCACCTCGATGCATGGCCCCACTATGATCTTCATACGGCGCCAACCATAGGGGTAATGTAATCAGTTGAATttggtgatattattatctcGTCTTCCTGTTGTGATGGATGAACTTGTCCATTTGGCCTTTCACACTTTCAATTTGAATACTTGAACTCTAAACGGTCAATGTCTTTGTATGACGTAAGTACTGCATATCTATGCAGTATTGACTTTGACCATGTTTCGGATGGTATCTCCGATAAATTCATTTCGGTGACCGGgactgcctctggcggctggggctctgccccagaccccgtggctcctctcgctttgctcgagtcgtgctTCGGGCTCCGAATCAAGCGTCTTGGTTTGCTCGATTCTGTCAATGAAATatgatataaataaacaaaatacTTTTGCTCTATGGGAACACTAAATACAAGATACAGACTACTCTTGTGGGACTTCTGCTTGAGGAGTGTACCTGAAAGCATGACGCTGGTGGTGCTCAAAGTCCAGAAGAGCTGAATGGGCAGTTCGACGATTGTCCCATAGAATAATATCTCCATCTTCCCACTTTACTCTCACATGAGTATCAACACTCTTGCCAATGATATCATATAGAAAGTTCAATAAATACTCAGATTCTTCTGATTTGAAGCCCTCAATGTACCTTGTAAATTGATGATTAACAAATAAACTCTTTCGCTTAGTAACTGGGTGAGTTCGAGTTATTGGATGAGAGGTGGTTATGGGTTCTCTTCTTACCACTCCACCTCTTGCAGCAGACTGCTGAGCTTGTTCGTGAGCAGAATGAACAGCCCTTAAACCGTTTAACCTGGACTTAAAAGCAGGAGATAATCTATTATAAATCTCTTCAGTGTCAGCAAACAAGGTGTCACCACCGGTAGGAGGTAATTCCAGAATACCCAAGATGGTTGTACCAGGAGGCTGAAGTTCATAAGTAACGTCAGAATGCCATGCAATCGACGAAATATTCTGAGCATAGAAATCTTGGTATGAAGTATTTCCAGGTGCACGATGGACGAGATGGACTTCTGGATATCCTTCGGGTGATCCAGACGTTGGATGGATATGTTGTCTGCCAAAGTACTCTGCCCATTTCAAAGCTTGGGGAATAGGCAATTCTCGGAAGTCCTGGTTTCTGAATGCAACGACTCCTCTCTCAGCGACATATCTAGCTAGATCATTCTTTGCTTCATCACTTAATTGAGACAGTTGAATACCACGAACTTCAGAGCCAAATTTCGGAGTCAAGTCAGATACTGAGTAGCCATATTTTACAATCTTCTCCGAGGTGGACGCTCTCTGCTCAGCATGGGAGTTTGGTAGTCCGTTTGGGAACAGATTCTTGAGTTCAGGGTCTGCCTTAAGACCCTTGTCTTCGAATTCAATAACCTCGTAAGGTGgaaatttttcttttggatCCCAGCCAGGAGCATATTGAGGGAATCTCAGAGTTTTTTTaatctcttcttgtttgGCATTTGTACCAGCATAGGTGGATGCAGCAATAGATTGAATTCTCGAAGCCAGCGACGTCATTCTAAtttgatatatttacagcaagaaaagaatGACAGTCAATTCCAAGCTGGCAGATGAGCATATTTATACCGCTCAAGCCACAGTTACACCGCCATCTCAGGTGGCTACGAGTGGTCCGATAACTATTATCACGTTCACTATCTTCAATATTTGTCCATGTCACGTGCGACGAtcccccaccccctgatACTTCCTTACTGGGAGTCTGCAATTCTGACTTACAGGAAGCTAATAAAAAACACATTTGCAAGTgaaatacaaataaaattttAATTCACATCAAAAAGACACGTCCCGCccgaagcccgactcgagcgaagcgagaggagccgtggagtctggggcgaagccccagccgccggaggcatgaaAACAGACCCGTAGTGATAGATAAATAAGATAAATTCTAAATACAAATTATACAGTTTAGCGCATCCGTCTGAGGATTTCGGCGTATTCTTTTTGTGGGATGACAGTGCGCAGTTTTTCGATGTCGTCGCGACTGACAATGTGTGAGATGGTTCTGCCGCGGGATTCCGAAGACCAGCGGGTTAGCAGGTAGGCAAGGTCCATGGCCAGTTTCTCGTAGCCATATTTGTCGTCAAAAGGAGCTTCCTTGCGTTCTAATAGATCGCTCAGGAGGGCATAGATTGTCTCGCTGCTGACACCAGCGTTGAGGAAAGTGTCGATGACCCAACCACGGGGAGCATTAGGAGCTCGCTCGAGTGAGAAGGTCTCGAGCATGGGTACAAGGACGTCGGTGGGGAATACAAATTCGGCATTCATGAATTGTTGACCAAGTCTCTGGACGACTGAAGATACATGTTCATAGTTGCTTAGCTCATCATCGCTTTCAGTCGATGAATTGATAAGTTTCTGCCAGCTCTTGGTGATCTCATCATGGCCTCTGTAATCAGTGACTTGGTAAATTACCAGACAGATCTCGTGGTAGCCAAGAGGATATGCGTAGTCATTATAGAGCTGACTCACATTCAACAACTGACCATTCAACACGGCAACAGCTTCGTCTCTCTTTTCGGGAATAAATCGAATATCTTCTCTAACAGCTTGAAGAATATCATCTTGGATACTGGCAATGTCGAGATGCTCTTGGATTGAACTGCCCAGTTGTGTCATAGCAGAACGTAGGCCTGGTGGACCATCGGCATTGCAATAACCTCTGGCTCGAGACAGGAATTCTAGACGACTACCGAGAGcaatatcaaaatcacTCTTGGCAAGACTAAAGAGCACCTGAGCGGCAGCGTAGTTGTCACCTCTCTTTTGATAGTAAACCCACAGCAAGTCTGCAATGGTCAGATTGGTTTTAGCATTGGCCACGAGATAGGGGAGAATATATGGGGTATTGACAGCCAGGAGTCTACTTTCGACACCTCTATAGACGAACCAGTCATAGAAACAAAAGTGGAATACTTCATCTTGCGCCTCGAAACAGATATTGTAGGCTTCTTGGCGGGCTTTTTCATCGTCGGATAAACTATTAACTCCAGGAACAGCCGATTCGGTCGAAAGTTGAGCTTTTtcatcaacaatatcaagTACTTCAAATATCAAGTTGTACACCTTGACCCGAGCATCATAGGCAACTTGACGAGGATCTCCTTCAACTTTACCATCGTGCAAGTATCCAAGAGCAAGATTACCCTTGTCACCAACAAAAGCCACTGAAAGAGCAACCTCAATAGCACCAGAATAATACTTCAATCCCACATACTCACTAATAGCTTCCTTCAAACTGTCAAGCTGAAtactggcagcagccttttTGAACATCTTGACACTGTCGTACAGACTTTGTATACGAAGCTCGGGGTCTCCTTCAGCAAGAGACTTGGCCTTTCGAAGATCCTCCAAAgctttataaataatgacaTCGCTACTAGAACAGTAGCTTTCACAGCGATCCTGAAGGACTCGAGAGATCGAGTCCACAGATTCACCCTTACTAATGCTTCTGTTAACTAGACAGGTCACAAGTTCCTTGGCAAGCTCTGTTCCATCAGCAGTGGTGAAGAAATGCTTGAATGTAAGCTCTTCAACCTTTTCACGAAGTTCTTTGGGTAAGTACGACATGACAGCCTCCAAACCATCAGAAGCATGTGCCGTTTCGTCATGTAATAAAAGCAAAAAGGCCAAACCTTCACGACACGACTTGATAAGTTTAACCAACGAATCAAGTCCACGGTGCTCGGCTTGTAAGGAGATCTCTTCGGCTCGCGACGACAGACCGGCATCAATAAACCCATCTGGAATACCCGACAATCCTTCGATAAAAGCATGGTTTCGCTCCAAAAACTCGGCGATTTCCATGAGTGTCAACTGTACAGACTCTAGCGACTTTCGAGGACTGCCAAGAGAAAATGtgacagcaccagctcccTTGGTTGATTTAAAAACATTAGCCTCCCACAAATCTCGAATGGTACGTGACACATAAGTAGCCAAACCATCGAATCTTCCACTGAGTCGGATAGTTTCGCTGCCAGTATTATTAGCCGAACGAACCAAAGCATAAGTACTTTCATCATCGTAGCGGAGATGAGCTCTACCACCAATTTCAATATAAATCTTGGTTGCCATCTCCCTGCTGGCATAAGCTTgagcagaagaagatgacgacgagccAGTGATAGACTTCGATGCAACGCTCAAAGCGCTAGCACATGTCTCGGTTCTTCCATATGCATCGAAAAACGACTTGATATCATCTGATCCAAGCAGGTTCTCACAAATCTGGTACGGCAGTCTACGAGTAAAGACATAGATACCGGTGTTCGTAAGCACTGCTACCTGAGGAGGTGGAAGACTATACTGAGCAGCACATTCATTAAGGAACCCCTCAGGCTTTGCACTGGGACGGAATGGAGGTGTTAACAATTCGACACTTTGAACAAAGCCCTCAACTTCCAAGAAACAGGCATTCTCACTATACGTAGGAACTGAGTTCGGCTGGTTCAGAATGTGAATAACTCGACCCGAATCAAGAGACGAAACAAAGATTTTGTCTCCACCCGAGTTGGCTTCATCAGGAACCACACAGAAGAAATGTGCGGGTTCAAAGATTTTAGATTGAGGTTTAGCTGTGTTCAGAACAGGAATTGGTTTGCTAAGTGTGCCATCCGGATTCACAACTGGTTCACCCACTGGAGGTGGTCTATAACCCACGACTTGAATAGTATTTGGTGGTTTATCTCCAACACTGACTCCGTACTGGCGACCTGCTTTGATGTAAAGTCGGAAGCCTCCAGAAGTGATAGCCACTAAATGGAATTGTGCACTCTGATACGTCTTGACTACCTGTAACGAGACAATCTTCAGTGTCtttgaagcagcagcgttTCTAGTCTCAGAGCTGGCGCTGGCCATCTGGAAATTCGACAGAATCTGTGGTAGAGTATAAGTCAATGCAAGATTAGCAGTATTTCCCTTAGGAATATGATAAATACGAATAGTGGATGTTGACGAAAGTGTGTATAAAAGGTCTCGGGTATCATCGATTTGCATGCTGATGATTGTTTCAGGAGCAGCATGGCTGCCTAAACCAAGAGAACCCATGATTTTCGAGCCATCAACAGGCAAAAATGGGACCGATGGAAGTGAGAAACTAGGAGTCAATGCTGATACAAGACCAGATCTCGTGTGACAAATCTTAGAACATTTGCCTTTAAACCACGTATCCTCATTTGTATATACCACCTCCCACAAGTTGACCCCATCATTAGCGCCACTGAAAAAGATCCTGCCTGATTTTTCACTCGCTACAAGTGTGTCCACATCCAATCCACTTATCGAAACATTAATACCACTATAATGGAATTCAATGCTGCTCTTGACTTTATCATACTGTACACCGAGAATATACAGCTCGACTGGGGTACACAGAACAAGCAGATAATTAATAGAGTCTACAAACACTCCTGGCTTAGGTTTGACTAGATTGACGGAGAAAATCGTATGATCGAGCTCATCAAAAGTGCTGAAATCATTGCCATTCTTATAGTTCCACAAATACAGTCTATTATCAACCGTGATCCAAGCCCTATCAATGGCTGGAAACATGCCCATTCGCGTGTACGACTCGGTCTGATTATACTCGTCAAAAATAGTATCCGGAATATTGATCACCTCAGTCCTCGTAAATGGCACCAGAGCACCCAAATCACTCGGCGATTCGGCAAACGCATATTGAGATCCAGTATTCGATTCTAGAATCGATCTGTTAGTACTTGTTCGAAcgggacatgcctccggcggctgggactgcgccccagaccccgttgctcctctcgctgcgctcgagaAGTTGCGTCTAGTTCCCCTTCAAAGCTTGAAGTGAGAAGGAAGGAATAGATTTCCAGTTTAGATACTCACGTGCTAGTAGCTTCTCTAGATCCGG
This is a stretch of genomic DNA from Sugiyamaella lignohabitans strain CBS 10342 chromosome C, complete sequence. It encodes these proteins:
- the NUP170 gene encoding Nup170p (Subunit of the inner ring of the nuclear pore complex (NPC); contributes to NPC assembly and nucleocytoplasmic transport; both Nup170p and NUP157p are similar to human Nup155p; NUP170 has a paralog, NUP157, that arose from the whole genome duplication; GO_component: GO:0016021 - integral component of membrane [Evidence IEA]; GO_component: GO:0016021 - integral component of membrane [Evidence ISM] [PMID 12192589]; GO_component: GO:0016020 - membrane [Evidence IEA]; GO_component: GO:0031965 - nuclear membrane [Evidence IEA]; GO_component: GO:0005643 - nuclear pore [Evidence IEA,IEA,IEA]; GO_component: GO:0005643 - nuclear pore [Evidence IDA] [PMID 10684247]; GO_component: GO:0044611 - nuclear pore inner ring [Evidence IDA] [PMID 18046406]; GO_component: GO:0005634 - nucleus [Evidence IEA]; GO_function: GO:0017056 - structural constituent of nuclear pore [Evidence IEA]; GO_function: GO:0017056 - structural constituent of nuclear pore [Evidence IMP] [PMID 12509452]; GO_function: GO:0017056 - structural constituent of nuclear pore [Evidence IMP] [PMID 17418788]; GO_function: GO:0017056 - structural constituent of nuclear pore [Evidence IMP] [PMID 19414606]; GO_function: GO:0017056 - structural constituent of nuclear pore [Evidence IGI] [PMID 19414608]; GO_function: GO:0017056 - structural constituent of nuclear pore [Evidence IGI] [PMID 20498018]; GO_process: GO:0007059 - chromosome segregation [Evidence IMP] [PMID 11290711]; GO_process: GO:0070869 - heterochromatin assembly involved in chromatin silencing [Evidence IMP] [PMID 23452847]; GO_process: GO:0051028 - mRNA transport [Evidence IEA]; GO_process: GO:0007094 - mitotic spindle assembly checkpoint [Evidence IGI,IMP,IPI] [PMID 12473689]; GO_process: GO:0051292 - nuclear pore complex assembly [Evidence IGI] [PMID 19414608]; GO_process: GO:0051292 - nuclear pore complex assembly [Evidence IGI] [PMID 20498018]; GO_process: GO:0006913 - nucleocytoplasmic transport [Evidence IEA]; GO_process: GO:0006913 - nucleocytoplasmic transport [Evidence IC] [PMID 10684247]; GO_process: GO:0036228 - protein targeting to nuclear inner membrane [Evidence IMP] [PMID 16929305]; GO_process: GO:0036228 - protein targeting to nuclear inner membrane [Evidence IMP] [PMID 21659568]; GO_process: GO:0015031 - protein transport [Evidence IEA]; GO_process: GO:0006810 - transport [Evidence IEA]) yields the protein MGMFPAIDRAWITVDNRLYLWNYKNGNDFSTFDELDHTIFSVNLVKPKPGVFVDSINYLLVLCTPVELYILGVQYDKVKSSIEFHYSGINVSISGLDVDTLVASEKSGRIFFSGANDGVNLWEVVYTNEDTWFKGKCSKICHTRSGLVSALTPSFSLPSVPFLPVDGSKIMGSLGLGSHAAPETIISMQIDDTRDLLYTLSSTSTIRIYHIPKGNTANLALTYTLPQILSNFQMASASSETRNAAASKTLKIVSLQVVKTYQSAQFHLVAITSGGFRLYIKAGRQYGVSVGDKPPNTIQVVGYRPPPVGEPVVNPDGTLSKPIPVLNTAKPQSKIFEPAHFFCVVPDEANSGGDKIFVSSLDSGRVIHILNQPNSVPTYSENACFLEVEGFVQSVELLTPPFRPSAKPEGFLNECAAQYSLPPPQVAVLTNTGIYVFTRRLPYQICENLLGSDDIKSFFDAYGRTETCASALSVASKSITGSSSSSSAQAYASREMATKIYIEIGGRAHLRYDDESTYALVRSANNTGSETIRLSGRFDGLATYVSRTIRDLWEANVFKSTKGAGAVTFSLGSPRKSLESVQLTLMEIAEFLERNHAFIEGLSGIPDGFIDAGLSSRAEEISLQAEHRGLDSLVKLIKSCREGLAFLLLLHDETAHASDGLEAVMSYLPKELREKVEELTFKHFFTTADGTELAKELVTCLVNRSISKGESVDSISRVLQDRCESYCSSSDVIIYKALEDLRKAKSLAEGDPELRIQSLYDSVKMFKKAAASIQLDSLKEAISEYVGLKYYSGAIEVALSVAFVGDKGNLALGYLHDGKVEGDPRQVAYDARVKVYNLIFEVLDIVDEKAQLSTESAVPGVNSLSDDEKARQEAYNICFEAQDEVFHFCFYDWFVYRGVESRLLAVNTPYILPYLVANAKTNLTIADLLWVYYQKRGDNYAAAQVLFSLAKSDFDIALGSRLEFLSRARGYCNADGPPGLRSAMTQLGSSIQEHLDIASIQDDILQAVREDIRFIPEKRDEAVAVLNGQLLNVSQLYNDYAYPLGYHEICLVIYQVTDYRGHDEITKSWQKLINSSTESDDELSNYEHVSSVVQRLGQQFMNAEFVFPTDVLVPMLETFSLERAPNAPRGWVIDTFLNAGVSSETIYALLSDLLERKEAPFDDKYGYEKLAMDLAYLLTRWSSESRGRTISHIVSRDDIEKLRTVIPQKEYAEILRRMR
- the JLP1 gene encoding Jlp1p (Fe(II)-dependent sulfonate/alpha-ketoglutarate dioxygenase; involved in sulfonate catabolism for use as a sulfur source; contains sequence that resembles a J domain (typified by the E. coli DnaJ protein); induced by sulphur starvation; GO_component: GO:0005575 - cellular_component [Evidence ND]; GO_function: GO:0051213 - dioxygenase activity [Evidence IEA]; GO_function: GO:0046872 - metal ion binding [Evidence IEA]; GO_function: GO:0016491 - oxidoreductase activity [Evidence IEA,IEA]; GO_function: GO:0000907 - sulfonate dioxygenase activity [Evidence IDA] [PMID 10482536]; GO_process: GO:0046306 - alkanesulfonate catabolic process [Evidence IEA]; GO_process: GO:0055114 - oxidation-reduction process [Evidence IEA,IEA]; GO_process: GO:0044273 - sulfur compound catabolic process [Evidence IMP] [PMID 10482536]) produces the protein MTSLASRIQSIAASTYAGTNAKQEEIKKTLRFPQYAPGWDPKEKFPPYEVIEFEDKGLKADPELKNLFPNGLPNSHAEQRASTSEKIVKYGYSVSDLTPKFGSEVRGIQLSQLSDEAKNDLARYVAERGVVAFRNQDFRELPIPQALKWAEYFGRQHIHPTSGSPEGYPEVHLVHRAPGNTSYQDFYAQNISSIAWHSDVTYELQPPGTTILGILELPPTGGDTLFADTEEIYNRLSPAFKSRLNGLRAVHSAHEQAQQSAARGGVVRREPITTSHPITRTHPVTKRKSLFVNHQFTRYIEGFKSEESEYLLNFLYDIIGKSVDTHVRVKWEDGDIILWDNRRTAHSALLDFEHHQRHAFRYTPQAEVPQE